In the genome of Mycobacterium kansasii ATCC 12478, one region contains:
- the gabT gene encoding 4-aminobutyrate--2-oxoglutarate transaminase — MASLEQTRHLVTEIPGPASLELNKRRVAAVSSGVGVMLPVFVVRAGGGILEDADGNRLIDLGSGIAVTTIGNSHPKVVDAVREQVAEFTHTCFMVTPYEQYVAVAEQLNRITPGSGEKRSALFNSGAEAVENAIKIARAYTRKPAVVAFDHAYHGRTNMTMALTAKSMPYKSGFGPFAPEIYRAPLSYPYRDGLLDKELATDGELAAARTISVIDKQVGASNLAAVIIEPIQGEGGFIVPADGFLPALLDWCRSNDVVFIADEVQTGFARTGAMFACEHEGTDGLEPDLIVTAKGIADGLPLSAVTGRAEIMDAPHASGVGGTFGGNPVACAAALATIETIEREGLVERARQIEQQIMDRLLRLQVADDRVGDVRGRGAMIALELVKSGTAEPDAELTEKLATAAHRAGVILLTCGMFGNVIRLLPPLTITDELLAEGLDIMCGILGDL; from the coding sequence GTGGCCAGCCTCGAGCAGACACGCCACCTGGTCACCGAAATCCCGGGTCCCGCATCGCTGGAACTGAACAAACGGCGGGTCGCGGCGGTGTCCAGTGGTGTAGGGGTCATGCTGCCGGTGTTCGTCGTCCGCGCCGGCGGGGGGATCCTCGAGGATGCCGACGGGAACCGGCTCATCGACCTGGGTTCCGGGATCGCCGTGACGACCATCGGCAATTCCCATCCCAAGGTCGTGGACGCGGTGCGCGAGCAGGTGGCGGAGTTCACCCACACCTGCTTCATGGTGACGCCCTACGAGCAGTACGTGGCCGTCGCCGAACAACTCAACCGGATCACCCCGGGCTCCGGCGAGAAGCGCTCGGCGCTGTTCAACTCCGGCGCCGAGGCCGTCGAGAACGCCATCAAGATCGCCCGCGCTTACACCCGCAAGCCCGCGGTGGTCGCGTTCGACCACGCGTATCACGGCCGCACCAACATGACGATGGCGCTGACCGCCAAGTCCATGCCCTACAAGAGCGGCTTCGGCCCGTTCGCCCCGGAGATCTACCGGGCTCCGCTGTCCTACCCCTACCGCGACGGACTGCTCGACAAGGAGCTGGCCACCGACGGTGAACTGGCCGCCGCACGGACCATCAGCGTCATCGACAAGCAGGTCGGCGCCAGCAACTTGGCCGCCGTCATCATCGAGCCCATCCAGGGCGAAGGCGGTTTCATCGTTCCCGCCGACGGGTTCCTGCCCGCGCTGCTGGACTGGTGCCGCAGCAACGACGTCGTCTTCATCGCCGACGAGGTGCAGACCGGCTTTGCCCGCACCGGCGCGATGTTCGCCTGCGAGCACGAGGGCACCGACGGCCTGGAGCCCGACCTGATCGTCACCGCCAAGGGCATCGCCGACGGACTGCCGCTGTCCGCGGTGACCGGTCGGGCCGAGATCATGGATGCACCGCACGCCAGCGGTGTGGGCGGCACGTTCGGCGGCAACCCGGTCGCGTGTGCGGCCGCGCTGGCCACCATCGAAACCATCGAACGTGAGGGCCTGGTGGAACGGGCCCGGCAGATCGAGCAGCAGATCATGGACCGGTTGTTGCGGCTGCAGGTGGCCGACGACCGAGTGGGCGACGTGCGTGGTCGCGGCGCCATGATCGCCCTCGAGCTGGTGAAGTCCGGAACCGCCGAACCCGACGCCGAGCTGACCGAGAAACTGGCCACCGCAGCCCACCGCGCCGGGGTGATCCTGTTGACTTGCGGCATGTTCGGCAACGTCATCCGGCTACTGCCGCCGCTGACCATCACCGACGAGCTACTGGCCGAAGGCCTCGACATCATGTGCGGGATCCTGGGCGACCTCTGA
- the yajC gene encoding preprotein translocase subunit YajC, which produces MESLVLFLPFLLIMGGFMYFASRRQRRAMQATIDLHESLEPGDRVHTTSGMEATVVGITDDTVDLEIAPGVVTTWMKLAIRDRILPDTDEDLDDDTDEDLDEERAHPDDDEQVPAGDESSATKES; this is translated from the coding sequence ATGGAGAGTTTGGTCTTATTCCTGCCGTTCCTGCTCATCATGGGCGGGTTCATGTATTTCGCGTCGCGACGTCAGCGGCGCGCCATGCAAGCCACCATCGACCTGCACGAGTCGCTGGAGCCGGGAGATCGGGTGCACACCACGTCCGGCATGGAAGCCACCGTCGTGGGCATCACCGACGACACCGTCGACCTCGAGATCGCCCCTGGCGTGGTGACCACGTGGATGAAGCTGGCAATCCGCGACCGGATCCTGCCGGACACCGATGAGGACCTGGACGATGACACCGACGAGGACCTGGACGAGGAACGGGCTCACCCGGACGATGACGAGCAGGTACCGGCCGGCGACGAGAGCTCCGCGACCAAGGAGTCCTGA
- the secD gene encoding protein translocase subunit SecD yields the protein MASSSAPVHPARYLSVFLVLLIGVYLLVFLTGDKKATPKLGIDLQGGTRVTLTARTPDGTAPSRQALNQAQQIISARVNGLGVSGSEVVVDGDNLVITVPGNDGNEARNLGQTARLYIRPVLNSMPAQPAQEEPKPPAGTPPPSGAPAPPPSGAPAAPPSGAPAAPPSGAPAQPRPYPQEPPPSPAPAPSPAPSDSPAPPSAGVAPPADLPPGEQPAPPDPRKDLAERIAQEKKWRQSTSPYIQMVALQFEATRCDKEDILAGNDDPKLPLVTCSTDHKTAYLLEPSIISGDQIQDATFGMDQRGVGYVVDLQFKSGAADEWARYTAAHLGKQTAFTLDSQVVSAPQILEPIPGGRTQISGGDPPFTAATARQLANVLKYGSLPLSFESSEAQTVSATLGLTSLRAGLIAGGIGLALVLVYSLLYYRVLGLLTALSLVASGAMVFAILVLLGRYINYTLDLAGIAGLIIGIGTTADSFVVFFERIKDEIREGRSFRSAVPRGWARARKTIVSGNAVTFLAAAVLYFLAIGQVKGFAFTLGLTTILDLVVVFLVTWPLVYLASKSSTLAKPAYNGLGAVQQVARERRAQAGAAKTGRG from the coding sequence GTGGCATCGTCTTCGGCGCCGGTGCATCCTGCCCGCTACCTGTCCGTGTTCCTGGTGCTACTCATCGGCGTTTACCTGCTGGTGTTCCTCACCGGCGACAAGAAGGCCACCCCGAAGCTGGGTATCGACCTACAGGGCGGCACCCGTGTCACGCTGACCGCGCGTACACCCGACGGCACGGCGCCGAGTCGGCAGGCCTTGAACCAGGCTCAGCAGATCATCAGCGCCCGGGTCAATGGTCTTGGCGTGTCGGGCTCCGAGGTCGTCGTGGACGGCGACAACCTGGTCATCACGGTGCCCGGAAACGACGGCAACGAGGCCCGCAACCTCGGCCAGACCGCCCGGCTCTACATCCGCCCGGTGCTCAACTCGATGCCGGCGCAGCCCGCTCAGGAAGAGCCCAAGCCCCCCGCGGGAACACCGCCGCCCTCGGGTGCCCCGGCGCCGCCGCCCTCAGGCGCGCCGGCTGCGCCGCCCTCGGGCGCGCCGGCTGCGCCGCCCTCGGGCGCTCCGGCGCAGCCGCGGCCTTATCCGCAGGAGCCGCCACCGTCGCCTGCTCCCGCCCCCAGTCCTGCCCCGAGCGACAGCCCCGCTCCGCCGAGCGCTGGCGTGGCGCCGCCCGCCGACCTGCCACCCGGTGAGCAGCCGGCACCCCCGGATCCGCGCAAGGACCTGGCCGAGCGCATCGCGCAGGAGAAGAAGTGGCGACAGAGCACCAGCCCCTACATCCAGATGGTCGCCCTGCAATTCGAGGCCACCCGCTGCGACAAAGAGGACATCCTGGCCGGCAACGACGACCCCAAGCTGCCGCTGGTGACCTGCTCGACCGACCACAAGACCGCTTACCTGTTGGAGCCGTCGATCATCAGCGGCGACCAGATTCAAGACGCCACCTTCGGGATGGACCAGCGGGGCGTCGGCTACGTCGTCGATCTGCAATTCAAGAGTGGGGCGGCCGACGAGTGGGCCCGCTACACCGCGGCTCACCTGGGCAAACAGACCGCCTTCACTCTGGATTCGCAGGTCGTCAGCGCGCCGCAGATTCTCGAGCCGATACCCGGCGGCCGGACCCAGATCAGCGGGGGAGACCCGCCGTTCACCGCGGCAACCGCGCGCCAGCTAGCCAACGTCCTGAAATACGGGTCGCTGCCGCTGTCCTTCGAATCCTCGGAGGCCCAAACCGTTTCGGCGACACTGGGTTTGACGTCGCTGCGAGCAGGCCTGATCGCCGGCGGGATCGGTCTGGCACTGGTGCTGGTCTATTCGCTGCTGTACTACCGGGTGCTGGGCCTGCTGACGGCGCTGTCGCTGGTCGCTTCCGGCGCAATGGTTTTCGCGATCCTGGTGCTGCTCGGCCGCTATATCAACTACACCCTTGACCTGGCGGGTATCGCGGGTCTGATCATCGGTATCGGTACCACCGCCGACTCGTTCGTGGTGTTCTTCGAACGCATCAAAGACGAGATCCGCGAAGGCCGTTCGTTCCGATCGGCGGTGCCGCGCGGTTGGGCCCGGGCCCGCAAGACGATCGTGTCGGGCAACGCGGTCACCTTCCTGGCCGCTGCCGTGCTGTACTTCCTGGCGATCGGACAGGTAAAGGGATTCGCATTCACCTTGGGTCTGACCACGATCCTGGACCTGGTGGTCGTGTTCCTGGTGACCTGGCCGCTGGTGTACCTGGCCTCCAAGTCGTCGACGCTGGCCAAGCCGGCATACAACGGACTCGGAGCCGTGCAGCAGGTCGCGCGCGAGCGCCGGGCTCAAGCGGGTGCCGCCAAGACGGGACGGGGATAA
- the secF gene encoding protein translocase subunit SecF yields the protein MTSKTKTKTETETDAGDAAQGAVELSGSDPDRATGGVQHSFLSRLYTGTGAFEVVGRRKLWYGISGGIVTIAILSIIVRGFTFGIDFKGGTTVSFPRGDVKVTEVEEVFHKTLGSDPESVVTVGNGASATVQIRSKTLSNAQTEKLRDALFDAFHPKGADGKPSKKAISDAAVSETWGGQITKKAVIALVVFLVLVAIYITVRYERYMTISAIAAMVFDLTVTAGVYALVGFEVTPATVIGLLTILGFSIYDTVIVFDKVEENTNGFQHTTRRTFAEQANLAVNQTFMRSINTSLISVLPVVALMVVAVWLLGVGTLKDLALVQLIGIIVGTYSSIFFATPLLVTLRERTDLVRTHTRRVLKRRGAASPVAAEQGEDTAAELTESAVVEASPQSADHPQKADSKPAASTKPAPGARPVRPTGTKQRPTGKRNAGRR from the coding sequence ATGACGTCCAAGACCAAGACCAAGACTGAGACCGAAACCGACGCCGGCGACGCGGCCCAAGGTGCGGTAGAGCTCAGCGGCTCCGACCCCGACCGGGCCACCGGCGGAGTGCAGCACAGCTTTCTGTCCCGGCTCTACACCGGCACGGGTGCGTTCGAGGTGGTGGGACGTCGCAAGCTCTGGTACGGCATCAGCGGTGGGATCGTCACGATCGCCATCCTGAGCATCATCGTGCGCGGGTTCACTTTCGGGATCGATTTCAAGGGCGGCACGACGGTGTCGTTCCCCCGCGGCGACGTGAAAGTGACCGAGGTCGAGGAGGTGTTCCACAAGACCCTGGGCAGCGATCCCGAATCGGTGGTGACCGTCGGCAACGGAGCCTCGGCGACCGTGCAGATCCGCTCCAAGACCTTGTCCAACGCCCAGACGGAAAAGCTGCGCGACGCCCTGTTCGACGCATTCCACCCCAAAGGTGCCGACGGTAAGCCCAGCAAGAAGGCCATCAGCGATGCGGCGGTATCGGAGACGTGGGGCGGCCAGATCACCAAGAAGGCGGTGATTGCGCTGGTGGTGTTCCTGGTGCTGGTCGCCATCTACATCACCGTGCGCTACGAGCGGTACATGACCATCTCCGCCATTGCGGCCATGGTCTTCGACCTGACCGTCACCGCCGGCGTCTATGCGCTGGTGGGCTTCGAAGTCACCCCGGCCACCGTCATCGGGCTGCTGACGATTCTCGGGTTCTCGATCTATGACACCGTCATCGTGTTCGACAAGGTCGAAGAAAACACCAACGGCTTCCAGCACACCACCCGGCGCACCTTCGCAGAGCAGGCCAACCTGGCTGTCAACCAGACGTTCATGCGCTCGATCAACACCAGCCTGATCTCGGTGCTGCCGGTGGTGGCGCTCATGGTGGTGGCGGTGTGGCTGCTGGGTGTAGGCACGCTCAAGGACCTGGCACTGGTACAGCTGATCGGCATCATCGTCGGGACCTACTCGTCGATCTTCTTCGCAACGCCGCTGCTGGTCACCTTGCGGGAACGCACCGACCTGGTACGCACTCATACGCGCCGGGTGCTCAAACGCCGCGGTGCCGCCTCGCCGGTGGCTGCCGAGCAAGGCGAGGACACCGCCGCAGAACTGACGGAATCCGCCGTTGTCGAGGCGTCACCGCAGTCAGCCGACCATCCGCAGAAGGCGGACAGCAAGCCGGCGGCATCGACCAAGCCGGCACCGGGGGCCCGGCCGGTGCGGCCCACCGGCACCAAGCAACGTCCGACGGGCAAGCGAAACGCCGGCCGGCGGTAG
- a CDS encoding ABC transporter substrate-binding protein, whose protein sequence is MAAGTAATVAVAATLTACSGSAAGQIDYVVDGALPTYNTNTVIGAASAGAQAFARVLTGFGYHGPDGQVVADHDFGTISVVGGSPLVLDYQIADNAVYSDGKPVTCDDLVLSWAAQSGRFPGFDAATQAGYIDIANIECTPGQKKARVSFIPDRGVVDYTQLFGATSLMPSHVIAEQLNVDITTALLTNKVPVVEQIARLWNTTWDLKSGLKPDEISKHFPSSGPYQIESVLDGGAVVLVTNDRWWGAKAITKRVTVWPQGADIQDRVNNRNVDVVDVAAGSSGALATPDNYQRIDSPSDGIEQLIFAPRGPLAEVRARRAIALCTPREAIARDAGVAIANSRLSPATEDAVAQADGAAEASQFIKGDPAAARDALGGSPLSVRIGYRGPNARLAAVGGAIAKSCAPAGITVADVTLDTSGPQALRDGKIDVLLASTGGATGSGSTGSSAMDAYDLHSGNGNNLSGYANPQIDNIIGALAVSADPAERVRLLAEAAPVLWAEMPTLPLCRQQRTLLMSKKMYAVSRNPTRWGAGWNMDRWALMQ, encoded by the coding sequence ATGGCCGCTGGTACCGCTGCGACGGTGGCGGTGGCCGCAACCCTGACCGCCTGTTCGGGGAGTGCCGCCGGCCAGATCGATTACGTCGTCGACGGTGCGTTGCCGACCTACAACACCAACACCGTCATCGGCGCCGCCTCTGCCGGAGCGCAGGCGTTTGCCCGGGTGCTCACCGGCTTCGGCTATCACGGGCCCGACGGTCAGGTCGTCGCCGACCACGACTTCGGCACCATCTCGGTGGTCGGCGGCTCGCCGCTGGTGCTCGACTATCAGATCGCCGACAATGCCGTCTATTCCGACGGTAAGCCGGTGACCTGCGACGACCTGGTATTGAGCTGGGCCGCCCAATCCGGGCGATTTCCCGGCTTCGACGCTGCCACGCAGGCCGGCTATATCGACATCGCCAATATCGAGTGCACGCCGGGCCAAAAGAAGGCACGGGTGTCGTTCATCCCGGATCGCGGCGTCGTCGACTACACCCAGCTGTTCGGCGCGACGTCGCTGATGCCGTCGCACGTGATCGCCGAGCAGCTCAACGTCGATATCACAACGGCGCTGCTCACCAACAAGGTGCCTGTGGTGGAACAGATTGCGCGGCTGTGGAATACGACGTGGGACCTCAAGAGCGGCCTCAAACCCGACGAGATTTCGAAGCACTTCCCGTCATCGGGCCCGTACCAGATCGAATCCGTCCTCGATGGTGGCGCGGTGGTGCTTGTCACCAATGACCGTTGGTGGGGCGCCAAGGCGATCACCAAACGGGTCACCGTCTGGCCGCAGGGAGCCGACATCCAGGATCGGGTCAACAACCGCAACGTCGACGTTGTGGACGTGGCCGCCGGATCGTCAGGGGCGCTGGCCACGCCGGACAACTATCAGCGCATCGATTCGCCGTCCGACGGGATAGAACAGCTGATCTTCGCGCCGCGCGGGCCGCTGGCCGAAGTCCGCGCGCGCCGTGCCATCGCCCTGTGTACGCCGCGCGAGGCGATCGCCCGGGATGCCGGGGTTGCGATCGCCAACTCACGCCTGTCCCCGGCCACCGAGGATGCCGTCGCCCAGGCGGACGGCGCGGCCGAGGCTAGTCAGTTCATCAAGGGTGATCCCGCCGCCGCCCGCGATGCGCTGGGGGGCTCGCCACTGTCCGTGCGGATCGGTTACCGCGGGCCCAATGCGCGGTTGGCTGCCGTCGGCGGGGCCATCGCCAAGTCCTGCGCGCCGGCCGGGATCACCGTTGCCGATGTGACGTTGGACACGTCGGGTCCGCAGGCGCTGCGGGACGGGAAGATCGATGTGCTGCTGGCCAGCACGGGTGGGGCGACCGGCAGCGGGTCCACCGGATCGTCGGCGATGGACGCCTATGACCTGCACAGCGGCAACGGAAACAACCTGTCGGGCTACGCGAATCCCCAGATAGACAACATCATCGGGGCGTTGGCGGTTTCCGCCGATCCCGCCGAGCGTGTCAGGTTGCTCGCCGAGGCGGCGCCGGTACTGTGGGCTGAAATGCCGACGTTGCCATTGTGCCGGCAGCAGCGCACGTTGTTGATGTCGAAAAAGATGTATGCCGTGAGCAGGAATCCGACCCGCTGGGGTGCGGGCTGGAATATGGACCGATGGGCGTTGATGCAGTGA
- a CDS encoding adenine phosphoribosyltransferase — protein MTVRGSAPVADVIASLTRDVADFPTPGIQFKDLTALFADREAMGAVIDALADVTAGADLVAGIESRGSLVAAALAARLGTGVLSIRKSGKLPPPVLTEEYDREYGAASMEIPADSLKLRGRNVVLIDDVLATGGTLSAATRLLERTGAMVTGVAVVVELTALGGRAAIAPLPVHSLSQV, from the coding sequence ATGACTGTTAGGGGGAGCGCTCCTGTCGCCGACGTGATCGCGTCGCTGACTCGTGATGTCGCGGATTTCCCGACGCCCGGAATCCAGTTCAAGGACCTCACCGCGCTGTTCGCGGACCGCGAAGCGATGGGCGCGGTGATCGACGCGCTGGCTGATGTCACCGCCGGTGCGGATTTGGTCGCCGGCATCGAATCGCGTGGTTCTTTGGTCGCGGCTGCCCTCGCCGCGCGGCTCGGCACCGGCGTGCTGTCGATCCGCAAGAGCGGCAAGCTGCCGCCGCCGGTGCTCACCGAGGAGTACGACCGGGAATACGGCGCGGCCAGCATGGAGATTCCCGCCGACAGCCTCAAGTTGCGTGGCCGCAATGTCGTGCTCATCGACGACGTGCTCGCCACTGGCGGAACCCTCAGCGCGGCAACACGGTTGCTCGAGCGCACCGGTGCCATGGTGACCGGGGTGGCCGTGGTCGTCGAACTCACGGCGCTGGGTGGGCGTGCGGCGATCGCGCCGTTGCCGGTGCACAGCTTGAGCCAGGTCTAG
- a CDS encoding RelA/SpoT family protein yields the protein MADDQNAAQAVVSPIEAPPVEAPEPSPVETLKTSSSASRRVRARLARRMTARSGAINPVLEPLVAVHREIYPKADLSMLQRAYEVADQRHAGQFRHSGDPYITHPLAVANILAELGMDTTTLVAALLHDTVEDTGYTLEALSEDFGEEVGHLVDGVTKLDRVVLGSAAEGETIRKMIIAMARDPRVLVIKVADRLHNMRTMRFLPPEKQARKARETLEVIAPLAHRLGMASVKWELEDLSFAILHPKKYEEIVRLVAGRAPSRDTYLAKVRTEIINTLGASKIKATVEGRPKHYWSIYQKMIVKGRDFDDIHDLVGIRILCDEIRDCYAAVGVVHSLWQPMAGRFKDYIAQPRYGVYQSLHTTVVGPEGKPLEVQIRTRDMHRTAEYGIAAHWRYKEAKGRNGVPHPHAAAEIDDMAWMRQLLDWQREAADPGEFLESLRYDLAVQEIFVFTPKGDVITLPTGSTPVDFAYAVHTEVGHRCIGARVNGRLVALERKLENGEVVEVFTSKAPNAGPSRDWQQFVVSPRAKTKIRQWFAKERREEALETGKEAMAREVRRGGLPLQRLVNGESMAAVARELHYADVSALYTAIGEGHVSARHVMQRLLAELGGIDQAEEELAERSTPTTMPRRQRSSDDVGVSVPGAPGVLTKLAKCCTPVPGDQIMGFVTRGGGVSVHRTDCTNATSLQQQAERIIEVLWAPSPTSVFLVAIQVEALDRHRLLSDITRVLADEKVNILSASVTTSGDRVAISRFTFEMGDPKHLGHLLNVVRNVEGVYDVYRVTSAT from the coding sequence GTGGCGGATGACCAAAACGCAGCGCAAGCTGTTGTGTCGCCGATCGAGGCGCCGCCTGTCGAAGCGCCTGAGCCGTCGCCCGTAGAGACCCTCAAGACCAGCAGCAGCGCGTCTCGTCGGGTCCGGGCCCGGCTGGCCCGCCGGATGACCGCTCGTAGCGGCGCCATCAACCCGGTGCTCGAGCCGCTGGTGGCGGTGCACCGCGAGATCTATCCCAAGGCCGACCTGTCCATGCTGCAGCGAGCCTACGAGGTCGCCGACCAACGACATGCCGGGCAGTTTCGGCATTCCGGAGATCCCTACATCACCCACCCGCTGGCCGTCGCCAACATCCTGGCCGAGTTGGGCATGGACACCACCACCCTGGTGGCCGCACTGCTGCACGACACCGTCGAGGACACCGGTTACACCCTGGAAGCACTGTCCGAGGATTTCGGCGAAGAGGTGGGTCATCTCGTCGACGGGGTCACCAAACTGGACCGCGTCGTGCTCGGCAGCGCCGCCGAAGGCGAGACCATTCGCAAGATGATCATCGCGATGGCGCGCGATCCGCGGGTGCTGGTGATCAAGGTGGCCGACCGGCTGCACAACATGCGCACCATGCGCTTCCTGCCGCCGGAGAAGCAGGCCCGCAAGGCCCGCGAAACGTTGGAAGTCATTGCGCCCCTGGCGCATCGGCTTGGTATGGCCAGCGTCAAGTGGGAGTTGGAAGACCTGTCGTTCGCGATCCTGCATCCCAAGAAGTACGAGGAGATCGTGCGGCTGGTCGCCGGCCGTGCGCCCTCGCGGGACACCTACCTGGCCAAGGTCCGCACCGAGATCATCAACACCCTGGGCGCATCGAAAATCAAGGCGACCGTTGAAGGTAGGCCGAAACATTACTGGTCGATTTACCAGAAGATGATCGTCAAGGGCCGTGACTTCGACGACATCCACGACCTGGTCGGCATCCGCATCCTGTGCGACGAGATCCGCGACTGCTATGCCGCTGTGGGCGTGGTGCATTCGCTGTGGCAGCCGATGGCCGGACGGTTCAAGGACTACATCGCCCAGCCCAGGTACGGGGTGTACCAGTCGCTGCACACTACCGTCGTCGGGCCCGAGGGTAAGCCGCTGGAGGTGCAGATCCGCACCCGCGACATGCACCGCACCGCCGAATACGGCATTGCCGCGCACTGGCGCTACAAGGAAGCCAAGGGCCGCAACGGCGTTCCGCATCCACATGCCGCCGCCGAGATCGACGACATGGCCTGGATGCGCCAGCTACTCGACTGGCAACGGGAAGCCGCGGACCCCGGCGAATTCCTGGAGTCGCTGCGTTACGACCTTGCGGTACAAGAGATCTTCGTGTTCACCCCGAAGGGTGATGTGATCACCCTGCCCACCGGGTCGACACCGGTGGACTTCGCCTACGCGGTGCACACCGAGGTCGGCCACCGCTGCATCGGCGCCCGGGTCAACGGCCGGCTGGTGGCGCTGGAACGCAAGCTGGAAAACGGCGAAGTGGTCGAGGTTTTCACGTCCAAGGCGCCCAATGCCGGGCCGTCGCGCGACTGGCAGCAGTTCGTGGTGTCCCCGCGCGCCAAGACGAAGATCCGGCAGTGGTTCGCCAAGGAGCGCCGTGAGGAGGCGCTGGAGACCGGCAAAGAGGCGATGGCGCGCGAAGTGCGTCGCGGCGGACTTCCGTTGCAGCGCTTGGTCAACGGCGAATCCATGGCTGCCGTTGCCCGCGAACTGCACTACGCGGACGTCTCAGCGCTCTACACCGCGATCGGCGAGGGCCATGTGTCGGCCCGGCATGTCATGCAGCGACTGCTGGCCGAGCTCGGCGGTATCGACCAGGCAGAAGAGGAGCTCGCCGAGCGGTCCACGCCCACCACGATGCCGCGCCGCCAGCGCAGCAGCGACGACGTCGGAGTATCGGTACCGGGCGCCCCGGGTGTGCTGACCAAGTTGGCCAAGTGCTGCACGCCGGTGCCCGGCGACCAGATCATGGGGTTCGTCACCCGCGGCGGCGGCGTCAGTGTGCACCGCACCGACTGCACCAATGCCACGTCGTTGCAGCAGCAGGCCGAGCGCATCATCGAAGTGCTGTGGGCGCCATCACCGACGTCGGTGTTCCTGGTCGCCATCCAGGTTGAGGCGCTCGACCGGCACCGGCTGCTGTCGGACATCACCCGGGTGCTCGCCGACGAGAAGGTGAACATCCTGTCCGCGTCGGTCACGACTTCAGGCGACCGGGTGGCTATCAGCCGGTTCACCTTCGAGATGGGCGATCCCAAGCATCTCGGCCATCTGCTCAACGTCGTCCGCAATGTCGAAGGCGTCTACGACGTGTACCGGGTGACGTCTGCAACTTAG
- a CDS encoding peptidylprolyl isomerase — translation MPTNQQRRATAKRKLERQLERRAKQAKRRRIATIAGASVVAVAVVAAVVYVVFVNKDDHKGTTSASPSSSAPGSPSATGLPPVQLGNAVPMPAFKAPANLGANCQYPPSPDKAAKEAKPPRTGKVPTEPAQISASMVTSQGKIGLMLANNESPCTVNSFASLAQQGFFKDTKCHRLTTSPSLSVLQCGDPKGDGTGGPGYQFANEYPTNQYPPNDPKLKEPVIYPRGTLAMANAGPDTNSSQFFMVYRDSALPPEYTVFGTIQADGLATLDKIAEAGVAGGGEDGPPALDVVIKSLLLD, via the coding sequence GTGCCGACCAATCAGCAGCGACGTGCCACCGCCAAGCGCAAACTCGAACGGCAGCTGGAGCGCCGTGCCAAGCAGGCCAAGCGGCGCCGCATCGCGACAATCGCCGGGGCTTCCGTTGTCGCGGTAGCTGTGGTCGCCGCGGTGGTGTACGTCGTGTTCGTCAACAAGGACGACCACAAGGGGACCACGTCAGCCAGCCCCAGCAGCTCCGCGCCCGGGTCGCCTTCGGCGACCGGTCTGCCGCCGGTGCAGCTTGGGAACGCGGTGCCGATGCCGGCGTTCAAAGCGCCGGCGAATCTGGGCGCCAACTGCCAGTACCCGCCGTCGCCTGACAAGGCCGCCAAAGAGGCCAAGCCGCCGCGCACCGGCAAGGTGCCCACCGAGCCGGCTCAAATCAGCGCCAGCATGGTGACCAGCCAGGGCAAGATCGGCCTAATGCTGGCCAACAATGAGTCACCGTGCACGGTCAACAGCTTCGCCAGCCTGGCTCAGCAGGGCTTCTTCAAAGACACCAAATGCCATCGGCTGACCACGTCGCCGTCGCTGTCGGTGCTGCAGTGTGGTGATCCCAAGGGTGACGGCACCGGCGGGCCGGGCTATCAGTTCGCCAACGAATACCCGACCAACCAGTACCCGCCGAACGACCCCAAGCTCAAGGAGCCGGTCATCTATCCGCGGGGCACCCTGGCCATGGCCAACGCGGGACCCGACACTAACAGCAGCCAATTCTTCATGGTCTATCGCGACTCGGCGCTGCCGCCCGAGTACACCGTTTTCGGCACCATCCAGGCCGACGGACTGGCCACCCTGGACAAGATCGCCGAGGCCGGTGTCGCTGGCGGCGGTGAGGACGGCCCGCCCGCCCTTGACGTCGTCATCAAGTCGTTGCTGCTCGACTAG